The following proteins come from a genomic window of Chryseobacterium glaciei:
- a CDS encoding S46 family peptidase → MTKKILLSVFLLPAAMAFAQQYGGMWIPTELNEKEMKDLGMKISAKDIFNPQKASIKDAVVQFNGGCTAEIISPKGLLLTNHHCGFGQIQAHSTVQNDLLSNGFWAQNMSTELPNPGVTVDFIVDIKDVSNQILEGTDNLTEPDLTKKINTNIEVYKNSQKTESFQSISVKPMYYGNKYYAYTIETYKDIRLVGAPPQSIGKFGSDTDNWVWPRHTGDFSMFRIYADKNNNPAEYSKDNVPYTPKHYLPVSIKDKNENDFTFVFGFPGKTTEYLPAIAVEKIMKEIDPAKIAVRDVALKTLDEKMRADDATRIKYASKFASVANYWKKWIGEVEGLKKSNAVEKKVMYEGSLVSKNHEVKATLDQLNKLYNDQAPCALNNAYYTEVIKNAETLKLASDYYTYISSVESGRMDEKELTKLKTKLTAFYKDYSAELDAKVTARLLALYANKTAPQFLPAGFDKYKNEAQNIPVIEDISKNSIITGRTAVNGANLSTDIEKAFSNQDKLIKTIKKDPVYQLYVSIRDTYMKTADPQFTSLQTKIDALQKTYMAQQIDTDKDRKFFPDANSTLRVTYGKVKGSTPRDAVSYGFQTHLAGVIEKYVPGDYEFDVPKKLIDLYNKKDFGNYKDKTGDVPVGFTATNHTTGGNSGSPVLDANGNLVGLNFDRQWEGTMSDINYDPRFSRNIMVDTKYILFIIDKYADSKWLIDEMKVIK, encoded by the coding sequence ATGACAAAAAAGATACTTTTATCTGTATTTCTTTTGCCGGCTGCCATGGCTTTTGCACAGCAATACGGAGGAATGTGGATCCCAACAGAGCTCAATGAAAAGGAAATGAAAGATTTAGGAATGAAAATCTCTGCTAAAGACATCTTCAATCCTCAAAAAGCAAGCATAAAAGATGCTGTAGTACAGTTCAACGGAGGGTGTACTGCTGAGATCATTTCTCCAAAAGGATTATTATTGACGAATCACCACTGCGGTTTTGGTCAGATCCAGGCTCATTCTACCGTACAAAACGACCTTTTATCAAACGGTTTCTGGGCACAAAATATGAGTACAGAACTTCCAAATCCGGGAGTAACAGTAGACTTTATTGTAGACATTAAAGATGTTTCTAATCAAATTTTAGAAGGTACAGATAACCTTACAGAACCTGATCTTACGAAAAAGATCAACACCAATATTGAGGTTTATAAAAATTCTCAAAAAACAGAATCTTTTCAATCTATTTCTGTAAAACCAATGTATTACGGAAATAAATACTATGCTTACACCATCGAAACATATAAAGACATTCGTCTGGTAGGCGCACCACCACAAAGCATCGGGAAATTCGGTTCTGATACCGATAACTGGGTTTGGCCGAGACATACGGGAGATTTTTCTATGTTCAGAATTTATGCTGACAAGAACAATAATCCTGCAGAATATTCAAAAGACAACGTTCCTTATACACCGAAGCATTATCTTCCGGTTTCTATCAAGGATAAAAACGAGAACGATTTCACATTTGTATTCGGATTCCCCGGAAAAACAACAGAATATCTTCCTGCAATTGCTGTAGAAAAGATCATGAAAGAGATCGATCCTGCAAAAATTGCCGTACGTGATGTTGCTTTGAAAACATTAGACGAAAAAATGCGTGCAGATGATGCAACGCGTATCAAATATGCTTCAAAATTTGCTTCCGTAGCCAATTACTGGAAAAAATGGATCGGTGAAGTTGAAGGGTTAAAAAAATCAAACGCCGTTGAGAAAAAAGTAATGTATGAAGGTTCTTTAGTTTCCAAAAACCACGAGGTAAAAGCAACTTTAGATCAATTGAATAAATTATACAACGATCAGGCTCCTTGTGCTTTAAATAATGCTTACTACACAGAAGTCATTAAAAATGCAGAAACATTAAAGCTTGCAAGTGACTATTACACCTACATTTCTTCTGTAGAATCTGGCAGAATGGATGAAAAAGAGCTTACCAAACTTAAAACAAAACTAACTGCATTTTACAAAGATTACAGCGCAGAATTGGATGCAAAAGTAACCGCAAGACTGCTGGCTTTATATGCTAATAAAACGGCTCCACAATTCTTACCTGCAGGTTTTGACAAGTATAAAAATGAAGCTCAAAATATTCCTGTAATTGAAGATATTTCGAAAAATTCAATTATTACGGGAAGAACTGCTGTAAATGGAGCAAATCTTAGTACAGATATTGAAAAAGCTTTCTCTAATCAGGATAAATTAATTAAAACAATTAAAAAAGATCCTGTTTATCAGCTTTACGTTTCAATAAGAGACACGTATATGAAAACTGCTGATCCTCAATTTACATCTCTTCAGACTAAAATTGATGCGTTGCAAAAAACATATATGGCACAACAAATCGATACGGATAAGGACAGAAAATTCTTCCCGGATGCCAATTCTACGCTTCGTGTAACGTACGGAAAAGTGAAAGGTTCTACGCCAAGAGATGCTGTTTCTTATGGTTTCCAAACGCATTTAGCGGGAGTTATTGAAAAATATGTTCCTGGAGATTACGAATTTGATGTTCCAAAAAAACTGATCGATCTTTACAATAAAAAAGACTTTGGAAATTATAAAGATAAAACAGGCGATGTTCCTGTAGGATTCACAGCAACAAACCACACAACGGGAGGAAACTCTGGAAGTCCGGTTTTGGATGCTAATGGAAATCTTGTTGGTTTAAACTTCGACAGACAATGGGAAGGAACGATGAGTGACATCAATTATGATCCACGTTTCAGCCGAAATATCATGGTTGACACCAAATATATTCTTTTCATTATTGATAAATATGCCGACTCTAAATGGCTTATTGATGAAATGAAAG